The proteins below are encoded in one region of Triticum aestivum cultivar Chinese Spring chromosome 1B, IWGSC CS RefSeq v2.1, whole genome shotgun sequence:
- the LOC123094011 gene encoding uncharacterized protein, whose amino-acid sequence MLSLLRAVVSGRLGRSLSTAAARPPWAMMYRVSQGSNSTGSVSSSLAPPPSVSFVSVPSHALDIDPFPPQPECVSLFRGLVLAASGHGFLLLDTHMSRLQAHDLKLLYRRFARFVCNPVTGQLLRLPDFDGADETLTDGMGILTQAYGADGPPKRYAAAQLTEVDGGRRFLLRRFSSETGEWNELVLPSPMPPHRRMHMVHEVLDFGGRLWWVDVSWGAICVDPFSDRPELCPVELPAHSMLPDQLDENEMRQLIKHRHMGVSAGRLLFAEVDPFHIRSFTLDDESGRWTLQHQVSVDLLPSGGNAKEMPLVAAVDPLDTNLLHLNVDRVNFSIDMSRKRMIESTAIPTDMSPPSESATTSYLPCVLPSFLRSSTIPGKKSVTKNKTLADVLVRLDRHHAK is encoded by the exons ATGCTGTCCCTTCTccgcgccgtcgtctccggccgccttggccgctccctctccaccgccgccgcgcgccctccCTGGGCGATGATGTACCGGGTCTCCCAGGGGTCCAACTCCACGGGGAGCGTGTCGTCCTCgctcgccccgccgccgtccgTCTCCTTCGTCTCCGTGCCCAGCCACGCCCTCGACATCGACCCCTTTCCGCCCCAACCCGAGTGCGTCAGCCTGTTTCGCGGCCTCGTCCTCGCCGCCAGCGGCCACGGCTTCCTCCTACTGGACACCCACATGAGCCGCCTCCAGGCTCATGACCTCAAGCTCCTCTACCGGAGGTTCGCGCGCTTCGTCTGCAACCCGGTCACCGGCCAGCTGCTCCGCCTCCCGGACTTCGACGGCGCCGACGAGACCTTGACCGACGGCATGGGGATCCTCACCCAGGCCTACGGCGCCGACGGGCCGCCCAAGAGGTATGCCGCTGCTCAGCTCACCGAGGTCGACGGCGGGCGCCGCTTCCTGCTGCGCCGGTTCTCCTCGGAGACAGGGGAATGGAACGAGCTGGTCCTGCCTTCCCCGATGCCGCCTCACCGGCGAATGCACATGGTTCACGAGGTGCTGGACTTCGGAGGCCGGCTCTGGTGGGTGGACGTGAGCTGGGGCGCCATCTGCGTCGATCCGTTCAGCGACCGGCCTGAACTCTGCCCCGTCGAGCTGCCGGCACACAGCATGCTTCCTGACCAACTGGACGAGAACGAAATGAGGCAGCTTATCAAGCACCGCCACATGGGGGTCAGCGCCGGCAGGCTGCTCTTTGCCGAGGTCGACCCGTTCCATATCAGATCCTTCACGCTCGACGACGAGAGCGGCCGCTGGACGCTGCAGCACCAGGTGTCGGTTGATCTTTTGCCTAGTGGAGGTAATGCCAAGGAGATGCCTTTGGTTGCTGCTGTCGATCCACTGGACACCAACCTGCTGCATCTCAACGTGGACAGAGTTAATTTCAGCATCGACATGTCCAGGAAGAGGATGATTGAGAGTACTGCAATACCTACTGACATGTCTCCTCCGAGCGAGTCCGCAACAACTTCCTATCTACCTTGTGTGCTCCCCTCATTTCTTCGATCAAGCACGATTCCAG GTAAGAAGTCTGTCACGAAAAACAAGACTTTGGCAGATGTTCTGGTTCGTTTAGACAGACATCACGCTAAATGA